The Lusitaniella coriacea LEGE 07157 DNA segment TTGAAGAATAAATAATGTCATCTGCACGCAATACACAACCGAAACTGATTATTCACGGCGGCGCGGGAAGTTCTCTCAAGGGCGGCGTTGAAGTCGTTCGTCGCTCCCTTTACAGCGTTATTGAAGAAGTCTACGCGCTTCTGCAACAAGGTAGCAGTGCCACAGACGCGGTTATCAAAGGCTGTCAACTCCTTGAAAACGATCCCAAGTTTAATGCGGGAACGGGTTCTGTTCTGCAATCGGACGGACAAATTCGCATGAGTGCTTCCCTGATGGAGGGGGAAACCCAACGCTTTAGCGGCGCGATTAATGTCTCTCGCGTCAAAAATCCCATTACCCTCGCGAAAGTGCTGCAAGGGGAAAGCGATCGCGTGCTATCGGATTATGGTGCAGCGGAACTGCTGCGGGAGATGAATGCACCCATCTACGATCCCTTAACGGATTTGCGCCTGCAAGAATGGATTCGGGAACGTTCGGAAAGTTTTGATAAGGATATGGCGAGTGTTATTGCAGAACCGGAGTTAACGGAAGCAAGGCGGGGAACCATTGGCGTGGTGGCGCGCGATCGCGCGGGCAACCTCTGTGCGGGTACATCCACCGGAGGGAAAGGCTTAGAACGAATTGGGCGCGTCAGCGATTCGGCAATGCCTGCGGGAAATTATGCCACGCAAAATGCGGCGGTGAGTTGTACGGGAATTGGGGAGGATATTATCGATGAGTGTTTGGCGGCGCGAATTGTGGTGCGCGTTACTGATGGACTCTCTTTAGGGGAGGCGATGGATCGCTCTTTCCAAGAAGCTTACCAGCACAAGCGAGACTTGGGCGCGATCGCGATTGATGCCACAGGCGCGATCGTGTGGGGAAAAACGAGCGATGTCCTACTTTGTGCTTACCACGACGGTACTACCCTTGGGGATACCTTAGAATGGACGGCAGATACGCTGACGGGTTCTCCAACTTAAGCCCAAGCTTGCGCGGGGTGGATCGCCAAATCCATTCCCGCATTGCCCCTTCTCCTTTGTCCATGTCAGAACCAGATAACGGGACGCAAACCCCAGAGATCCTGAGTAATGAAGAATTTGTCCGCGCGATCGCGCAAATGATTGTCGAACGCCTAGACGGACTCAATTCCCACGCCAACCAAGAATGGGAAACTATCAGCAACACAACCTATCCGCGCTACAGCAAACTCGTTTCCACGCGCAAATTTATCGGCTTCCTTTCAGTCGTCTTATTACTCTACGCCACCTCCAACACATTTCATCAAATTCTTCCCGTTTGGCATAGTTTAAGAATCGGCTTAATTGCCTCAATCGTTGGCATTTTAAGCGGCTTGACACTCATTGTCGTGCTAGTTTTTGAAGTTTTTTTGGGTGCGGGAATCGATATTGAACTCAAACTACAAAAAGGTCAAAAAATCCTACAAGAATATCAATTCATTCCCTCCTTAAATAAATTACCCTTTCTCCTCACTTTTTTAGGACTCGGCTTTTTTACAATCATTCTTGGCTTTGCTAGCTTTGATGCAGAACTTTTGCGACAAAATTCAAATAATTTTTCGGGCTTGGAAGAAGGCTTTTTATCAATTTATTTCTCAATCGTCACCTTCTCAACCGTCGGCTACGGCGACATCTATCCCACTTCAATTATCGCAAGAAGTGCAGCAATTTGCGAAATTTTTATCGCCATGTTCTTTAGCTTAATCGCCCTTTCAACCACCTTATCTTGGGTCACAGCTTACGAGCGACAACAACACGATCTCTCAATTAAGCAACGAATTCAAGACATCGAAGCTCGGAAAACGAGTCTTTGAATTTCCATTTCATTGCGTAAGAATTGTGTTTTTTTACACTCTGCTAACACGCCACTAAGCTGCTTTGCATTTATAGCGAGACAAAATTAAGAGTACGCAATCTCACAAGCCATAACCTATTGCTGGTGG contains these protein-coding regions:
- a CDS encoding isoaspartyl peptidase/L-asparaginase — its product is MSSARNTQPKLIIHGGAGSSLKGGVEVVRRSLYSVIEEVYALLQQGSSATDAVIKGCQLLENDPKFNAGTGSVLQSDGQIRMSASLMEGETQRFSGAINVSRVKNPITLAKVLQGESDRVLSDYGAAELLREMNAPIYDPLTDLRLQEWIRERSESFDKDMASVIAEPELTEARRGTIGVVARDRAGNLCAGTSTGGKGLERIGRVSDSAMPAGNYATQNAAVSCTGIGEDIIDECLAARIVVRVTDGLSLGEAMDRSFQEAYQHKRDLGAIAIDATGAIVWGKTSDVLLCAYHDGTTLGDTLEWTADTLTGSPT
- a CDS encoding potassium channel family protein produces the protein MSEPDNGTQTPEILSNEEFVRAIAQMIVERLDGLNSHANQEWETISNTTYPRYSKLVSTRKFIGFLSVVLLLYATSNTFHQILPVWHSLRIGLIASIVGILSGLTLIVVLVFEVFLGAGIDIELKLQKGQKILQEYQFIPSLNKLPFLLTFLGLGFFTIILGFASFDAELLRQNSNNFSGLEEGFLSIYFSIVTFSTVGYGDIYPTSIIARSAAICEIFIAMFFSLIALSTTLSWVTAYERQQHDLSIKQRIQDIEARKTSL